The genomic window AAGTGGTTGCCGAAGCTGAGGAGATCGAAGCCGAGGCGGCCGCCGAAGAGTCTGAAGACGGGGACGAAAAGTCCTGACGATCGGTCTGACCGGGGGCGTAGCTGCCGGGAAGTCGGAGGCACTTCAGGCCTTCAGCCGGCTGGGTGCGGCAACAGTTTCCGCCGACGCGATCGTGCATGACCTGCTCGACCGCGAGCCGATGCTGAGTCATCTGCGCGAGCGCTGGGGCGACGAAATCGAGACCGACGGGATCGCCGATCGCGATGCGATCGGCGCCCGCGTGTTCAACGATCCGGATGAGCTCACATGGCTTGAGCGCCAGATCCATCCGCTGGTCCAGACCGAGATCGCCGGCTGGTTCGGCGGCGTGCTTCCCGAAACGGAGT from Thermoleophilia bacterium includes these protein-coding regions:
- the coaE gene encoding dephospho-CoA kinase (Dephospho-CoA kinase (CoaE) performs the final step in coenzyme A biosynthesis.) encodes the protein MTIGLTGGVAAGKSEALQAFSRLGAATVSADAIVHDLLDREPMLSHLRERWGDEIETDGIADRDAIGARVFNDPDELTWLERQIHPLVQTEIAGWFGGVLPETEFAVVEVPLLFEGEMADRFDVTVTIVAEEATRSGRARSRGHVGIEGREVRQLSQADKAALADHVVSNDGTPEDLQMRLAELLSELGA